From Methanospirillum lacunae, a single genomic window includes:
- a CDS encoding methyl-accepting chemotaxis protein has translation MGEDSLDIVNSFDSPAVQSLIDNIPCPVLIMKENHFCGCNQTAGKLFKSLDKSFIIGRDLLGISPLKQPDGSDSANHVGSLLSRVTPGKILNIEWRFSRSDNTTFDGKGTIRQTDPAYGDFLIFSFIDNSAESRAIRDILEISEEMKKGNLRTRISSEGYHGDLETLINRINEMLDDILYPFRDMSKVLVKISNGNIHSRINQTYQGDHERIRTAVNSVADVIIELQNEILRITKAAQNGSITERGNPSKFKGAYAEVITEINDMLNTIINPVMQGYRVLRKIKGGDLSDRMEIECVGDHAKLKNAINNVHDWLTELIVYVTRISEGDLTASIKKASDQDQIYEPLMKMRDNIRSLIDDVNALGKAGTDGKLSVRADPMRHKGEFRTIIEGMNKTLDSVVIPVNEAMVVSETYANYNFARRINPALPMLGDWADFKIALDQVGSNVSQAVSIINEQVVSLNSVVTQTHGSINDVSQGTNALADIAQAVSLNAERGKDGIAQILKAMEDLAINVTDVSARADEVNHLAIDTSHLSSKGTDLAKGAENGMEEITHSTDQVVKIVHEIMDEMKTISKITKVISDIASQTNLLALNAAIEAARAGEAGRGFAVVASEVKSLALESRQSAENITGMIESLQKKTELASSTMDQSAVSVQSGGKALSETLKVFNEIIGSISTISERMDQVARSAEQQAAAVEEITASINEVNEMVMNTSKEAVSAAAASQQAAAATDQLTDQSELVFSVATRLHSEMQKFTVS, from the coding sequence ATGGGCGAAGATTCTTTAGATATCGTCAATTCTTTTGACAGCCCTGCTGTACAATCATTGATTGATAATATTCCCTGCCCGGTCCTAATCATGAAAGAAAACCACTTTTGTGGTTGTAACCAGACAGCCGGGAAATTATTCAAATCTTTAGATAAATCATTTATCATCGGAAGGGATCTGCTTGGAATTTCTCCATTAAAACAACCAGATGGTTCAGACTCAGCAAATCATGTTGGATCCCTCCTCTCCCGTGTTACTCCAGGAAAAATTCTCAATATTGAGTGGAGATTTTCCCGTTCTGATAATACTACATTTGATGGGAAAGGAACGATACGCCAGACAGACCCGGCCTATGGGGACTTTCTTATCTTTTCTTTCATAGATAATAGTGCAGAATCCAGGGCTATCAGAGATATTCTCGAGATATCAGAAGAGATGAAGAAAGGAAATCTTCGCACACGAATCTCTTCTGAAGGATACCATGGGGATCTTGAGACATTAATAAACAGAATAAACGAGATGCTGGATGATATCCTTTACCCATTCAGAGATATGAGCAAGGTTCTGGTCAAAATTTCCAACGGCAATATCCATTCTCGGATAAACCAGACATATCAAGGAGATCATGAACGTATCAGAACGGCCGTAAATAGTGTCGCAGATGTTATCATAGAACTACAGAATGAGATACTTCGCATTACAAAAGCCGCACAGAATGGTTCCATTACCGAACGTGGCAATCCTAGTAAGTTCAAAGGTGCTTATGCAGAGGTAATCACCGAGATAAATGATATGCTCAACACGATCATAAACCCCGTAATGCAGGGATACCGTGTTTTGAGAAAGATAAAGGGAGGTGATTTAAGCGACCGTATGGAGATAGAATGCGTAGGAGACCACGCAAAACTGAAGAATGCTATTAATAATGTGCATGATTGGCTGACTGAGTTGATAGTATATGTAACACGTATTTCAGAGGGAGATCTCACAGCCTCGATTAAAAAGGCGTCTGATCAGGATCAGATATATGAACCCCTCATGAAGATGCGTGACAATATCAGGTCACTAATTGATGATGTAAATGCTCTTGGAAAAGCTGGGACGGATGGAAAACTGTCAGTCAGGGCTGATCCAATGCGTCATAAGGGAGAGTTCAGAACCATTATCGAAGGGATGAACAAGACTCTTGACTCTGTAGTTATTCCTGTCAATGAGGCAATGGTGGTTTCTGAAACCTATGCTAATTATAATTTCGCACGACGGATAAATCCTGCTTTACCCATGCTGGGAGACTGGGCAGATTTTAAAATCGCGCTAGATCAGGTCGGATCCAATGTCTCTCAGGCAGTCAGCATAATTAATGAGCAGGTAGTTAGCCTGAATTCAGTCGTCACTCAGACTCATGGAAGTATTAACGATGTTAGTCAGGGAACAAATGCTCTCGCAGATATCGCCCAGGCTGTGAGTCTAAACGCAGAGAGAGGTAAGGATGGGATTGCACAGATTCTGAAGGCCATGGAAGATCTCGCAATAAATGTGACAGATGTTTCAGCACGGGCTGACGAAGTGAATCACCTGGCAATAGATACGAGTCATCTCTCATCGAAAGGAACTGATCTCGCCAAAGGGGCTGAAAATGGAATGGAAGAGATAACCCATTCCACAGATCAGGTTGTAAAGATCGTTCATGAGATTATGGACGAGATGAAGACCATCAGTAAGATCACAAAAGTCATTTCAGATATTGCTAGCCAGACAAATCTTCTTGCACTCAATGCTGCAATCGAGGCAGCCCGGGCTGGAGAGGCAGGAAGAGGATTTGCAGTAGTGGCAAGTGAAGTCAAATCACTAGCTCTCGAATCACGTCAATCAGCAGAAAATATCACAGGTATGATAGAGAGTCTGCAGAAGAAAACCGAACTTGCATCAAGCACAATGGATCAGAGTGCAGTGTCTGTCCAGAGTGGAGGAAAGGCACTTTCTGAGACACTCAAAGTATTCAACGAGATCATAGGATCTATTTCCACAATCAGTGAGAGAATGGATCAGGTTGCACGATCAGCTGAGCAACAGGCAGCGGCAGTTGAAGAGATCACTGCTTCTATCAATGAAGTAAATGAGATGGTTATGAATACATCCAAAGAAGCAGTATCAGCAGCAGCAGCAAGTCAGCAGGCGGCAGCAGCAACAGACCAGTTAACAGACCAGTCTGAACTGGTCTTTTCAGTCGCAACCCGTCTGCATAGTGAGATGCAGAAATTTACAGTCAGTTAA
- the fdhD gene encoding formate dehydrogenase accessory sulfurtransferase FdhD, with protein sequence MSSQNEGIPGVTIMYSSVKVSGDSINQSSVEVCTESRVMLFLNDILIGDLSITPVDLESFAIGHLICEGYIREVKEITSIHIDLPEIRVLSECNSESTIKGQFSKNSSGGSCRDLLPDCSLPPLPDGMCLGVDTIFSSMEKVNEYSVIWKRTGGMHCSLIIREDGEVICGVEDMGRHTTVDKAVGVALQKGVDINHCYLVCSGRLPVDMVAKAYRAGIPVVISNNAAFAGGIEFAKNTNMTIAGFVRPPKMTIYTGQHRIRLTVP encoded by the coding sequence ATGTCTTCTCAGAATGAGGGTATCCCTGGTGTAACCATCATGTATTCGTCTGTTAAAGTATCTGGTGATTCTATCAATCAGAGTTCAGTGGAGGTGTGTACTGAATCACGGGTGATGCTATTTCTCAATGACATTCTCATCGGAGATCTCTCAATTACCCCTGTCGATCTTGAATCATTTGCAATTGGACATCTGATATGTGAGGGGTATATCCGTGAAGTCAAGGAGATCACTTCAATACATATTGATCTGCCTGAAATCAGAGTCCTATCTGAATGTAATTCTGAAAGTACCATCAAAGGACAGTTCTCAAAAAATAGTTCTGGGGGTTCATGCCGTGATCTTCTCCCTGACTGCTCACTACCTCCTCTCCCGGATGGGATGTGCCTGGGGGTGGACACGATCTTCAGTTCGATGGAGAAGGTAAATGAGTACTCAGTTATCTGGAAGCGTACCGGTGGTATGCACTGCAGCCTGATAATAAGAGAGGATGGAGAAGTGATCTGTGGAGTTGAGGACATGGGTCGTCACACAACTGTTGACAAGGCGGTAGGTGTAGCACTTCAAAAAGGTGTGGACATCAACCATTGTTATCTGGTCTGTTCCGGTCGGCTCCCTGTTGATATGGTAGCAAAAGCCTACCGTGCTGGAATACCTGTCGTTATCAGCAACAACGCGGCATTTGCTGGTGGAATCGAGTTTGCAAAGAATACCAATATGACTATTGCAGGTTTTGTCCGTCCTCCCAAAATGACAATTTATACTGGACAGCACCGGATTAGATTGACTGTGCCGTGA
- a CDS encoding efflux RND transporter permease subunit, which produces MQSFFSGVADLVVHRPRLLAEVMLVLMLISLVGMSMISMATGNDTYLDKNSQSGIISNHYSDTFQQNTLVLLFECNDPTSPEILAYIDSIMGPIQKLQYVSGTASVTDVIKQANNGTLPLSSGEVTEVEQKIAPSVLKRYIPSNLLNMAMVTLEPGLSDTKKESAMKNILSFIDSTDIPPGLSVKLTGDAAFSMEMKNEMGKSMMTLIMAALLLMVVVMGLLFSYVSHRFLPVLIVTIGLLLTFGVVGLGHVTVSMAVISAFPVMIGLGIDYAIQFHSRLEEEARTHPLPEAIRITVTKTGPAVMYAMLATSMGFFAMFISPVPMIQGFGLVSIIGVVVCYLTSLIGIPLIAILIDYKAKGAGKSKLTDSIDFGLSKLAVGIAKNPVPVLLVVFFVAFVGIQMDSRIPIDTNQNAFVPPDMPAKVTLDKVTRIVGSTDPAPILVYGDNVLALDTVKWMKEFTTLEMDLHPTRLTNAVSIADYVITYNNGTMPQTQSELDNALEKIPAGTKKQYLNGKTEAVIQLYTTKMETPAKSNLKDQMKGDLELHQPPPGIQTSITGSFDLFTTLISQLIESKEAMTYLGFVLVALFLGLVYRNINALTPIVPIVAIVGWNAVAMYILGIDYNPMTACLGSMTIGVAAEYTILVMERYLEEREITDDVIEAIKNSVRKIGSAILVSGLATFFGFSALILSSFPIISNFGLTTIIAVMFSLIGAVAVMPAVLSLVDQIVHRVEEVEEEVLHIHPLDHEKK; this is translated from the coding sequence ATGCAATCATTTTTTTCCGGTGTTGCAGATCTTGTGGTTCACCGGCCCCGGCTCCTTGCTGAAGTAATGCTGGTTCTCATGCTGATATCCCTTGTTGGGATGAGCATGATATCCATGGCTACCGGAAATGATACCTATCTTGATAAAAATTCACAAAGCGGTATCATCTCAAACCATTATTCCGACACGTTCCAGCAGAACACTCTTGTTCTGCTCTTTGAATGTAACGATCCCACGAGTCCTGAAATTCTTGCTTACATCGACTCGATCATGGGGCCGATTCAGAAACTTCAGTATGTTTCAGGCACTGCCAGTGTCACAGATGTAATCAAGCAGGCAAACAATGGCACCCTTCCGCTTTCGTCCGGTGAAGTCACAGAAGTTGAGCAGAAGATTGCTCCCTCGGTTCTTAAGCGGTACATTCCATCTAACCTATTGAATATGGCGATGGTGACCCTCGAACCGGGCCTTAGTGACACAAAGAAAGAATCTGCGATGAAGAATATTCTTTCATTCATCGACAGTACTGATATCCCTCCTGGCTTATCTGTAAAATTAACCGGTGATGCAGCCTTCAGCATGGAGATGAAGAATGAGATGGGTAAATCCATGATGACTCTCATTATGGCAGCCTTGTTGCTAATGGTTGTTGTAATGGGTTTGCTCTTCTCTTATGTCAGTCACCGGTTCCTGCCTGTTCTGATAGTAACGATAGGACTACTCCTCACTTTTGGTGTGGTAGGACTTGGGCACGTGACCGTGAGTATGGCGGTCATATCTGCATTCCCTGTCATGATCGGACTTGGAATCGATTATGCTATTCAGTTCCATTCGCGTCTTGAAGAAGAGGCACGCACGCACCCACTTCCAGAAGCTATCCGGATAACGGTAACCAAAACCGGCCCGGCTGTGATGTATGCAATGCTTGCTACATCAATGGGTTTTTTCGCCATGTTTATCTCCCCGGTCCCGATGATCCAGGGCTTCGGTCTTGTGAGTATCATCGGTGTGGTTGTATGTTACCTGACATCTCTCATTGGAATTCCGCTTATTGCAATTCTGATTGATTATAAAGCAAAAGGAGCTGGAAAGTCAAAGCTTACTGACAGTATTGATTTCGGCCTGTCCAAACTTGCAGTAGGTATTGCAAAGAACCCGGTGCCTGTTCTGCTTGTAGTTTTCTTTGTTGCATTTGTTGGAATTCAGATGGATTCCCGGATCCCTATTGACACCAATCAGAATGCCTTTGTTCCGCCTGATATGCCGGCAAAGGTCACGCTTGACAAGGTGACAAGGATCGTGGGATCCACTGATCCGGCTCCAATTCTTGTGTATGGTGATAATGTTCTTGCACTTGACACTGTTAAGTGGATGAAAGAGTTCACAACCCTGGAGATGGATCTTCATCCGACAAGACTTACCAATGCAGTGAGTATTGCAGATTATGTAATCACTTATAACAATGGGACGATGCCTCAAACCCAGAGTGAACTTGATAATGCTCTGGAGAAAATTCCTGCAGGAACGAAAAAACAGTACCTGAACGGAAAAACAGAAGCTGTCATTCAGTTGTATACAACCAAGATGGAAACTCCTGCAAAGAGTAATCTGAAAGATCAGATGAAAGGTGATCTCGAGCTCCATCAACCTCCACCAGGAATCCAGACCAGTATTACCGGTAGCTTTGATCTCTTCACCACCCTGATCAGCCAGCTGATTGAGAGTAAAGAAGCAATGACATACCTGGGATTTGTCCTCGTGGCTTTATTCCTTGGTCTGGTATATCGTAATATCAATGCACTTACCCCAATAGTTCCGATAGTAGCCATTGTCGGGTGGAATGCTGTTGCAATGTATATTCTCGGCATTGATTACAACCCGATGACAGCATGTCTCGGTTCGATGACGATAGGTGTTGCTGCAGAGTATACCATCCTGGTGATGGAACGCTATCTGGAGGAGAGAGAGATTACCGATGATGTTATCGAGGCTATCAAAAACAGTGTCCGAAAGATTGGATCAGCAATTCTTGTTTCAGGACTTGCGACCTTCTTTGGTTTCTCTGCTTTGATCCTCTCGTCATTTCCGATCATTAGCAACTTTGGACTTACAACAATCATTGCAGTAATGTTCTCATTGATCGGTGCAGTAGCAGTAATGCCAGCTGTTCTCTCACTTGTTGATCAGATAGTTCACCGGGTTGAGGAGGTTGAAGAAGAAGTGCTTCATATCCACCCTCTGGATCATGAGAAAAAATAA
- a CDS encoding COG1361 S-layer family protein produces the protein MIRKSFILVVFGLLIAALITSPALAGTKYMSGSPNITASIAGSNEFTPGTTVQMKVLIQNTGLNTIKMVQTGIVDRDDVPSTAKMVKVTLGAGDAPVLIKSDPQMIGDVKASNNSQVTFDIRVKDDAKAGTYTLPLTIEYTYLADADQQGTDSLTYRYIKKELQIELPFVVKSAINLDVLSVTPENINAGGSGYVTLKLKNSGADTGKKAIAKLSRNGNSPIVPVDSTVYIGTFEPGQTVDTKFKVSVSKDGEPQTYPLSVLVSYENADGETLETPVEEFGVPVGSKVAFTVTSPAGETSPGKKQAVSVTYRNDGAATAYSAEARISAVDPFTSNDDLAYLGDLKPGESGTAKFEISTASDATQKTYGLDSEVRYRDALDNSQISDTVKVPVSVVPSGGIASLLGNPIVIALLLVIIIGAGYTIHTRRQKQVR, from the coding sequence ATGATACGCAAATCATTCATCCTGGTTGTATTTGGTCTGCTTATTGCAGCATTGATAACCTCACCTGCACTTGCAGGAACGAAGTATATGTCCGGTTCACCAAACATCACTGCTAGTATTGCAGGAAGTAATGAATTTACTCCCGGAACTACAGTTCAGATGAAGGTTCTGATCCAGAATACCGGCCTGAACACCATCAAGATGGTTCAGACCGGAATCGTAGATCGTGACGATGTTCCAAGTACTGCGAAGATGGTAAAAGTAACCCTTGGAGCGGGAGATGCTCCGGTTCTGATTAAATCAGATCCACAGATGATCGGTGATGTTAAAGCATCCAACAACAGTCAGGTTACCTTTGATATCAGGGTAAAGGACGATGCAAAAGCAGGTACCTACACTCTTCCGCTTACCATTGAGTACACCTACCTCGCTGATGCTGATCAACAGGGAACAGATAGTCTCACCTACCGGTATATAAAGAAGGAACTTCAGATAGAGTTGCCATTCGTTGTCAAATCAGCAATCAATCTTGATGTTCTCTCCGTTACTCCTGAAAACATTAATGCAGGTGGATCAGGGTATGTTACTCTTAAATTGAAGAACAGCGGTGCTGACACTGGAAAGAAAGCTATCGCCAAACTGAGCCGTAACGGCAACTCCCCGATCGTTCCTGTTGACAGTACTGTGTATATCGGAACATTTGAACCAGGGCAGACAGTAGATACAAAGTTCAAGGTATCTGTTTCCAAAGATGGAGAACCACAGACCTATCCACTCTCAGTTCTCGTCTCGTATGAAAACGCTGACGGAGAAACCCTTGAAACGCCTGTAGAGGAATTTGGTGTTCCGGTTGGATCTAAAGTTGCATTTACGGTAACCAGCCCTGCAGGTGAAACCTCACCTGGAAAGAAACAGGCAGTCTCTGTCACCTATCGCAATGATGGTGCTGCAACAGCATACAGTGCAGAAGCTCGTATCAGTGCAGTAGATCCCTTTACAAGCAATGATGATTTGGCATACCTTGGAGACCTTAAACCAGGCGAGTCCGGAACAGCAAAGTTCGAGATAAGTACAGCATCAGATGCCACACAGAAGACCTATGGACTCGATTCAGAGGTTAGATATCGTGATGCCCTTGATAACAGCCAGATCTCTGACACTGTAAAGGTACCAGTATCTGTTGTGCCTTCCGGTGGTATTGCATCGCTGCTTGGAAACCCAATCGTGATTGCCCTACTGCTCGTAATCATCATCGGTGCCGGATATACCATTCACACCCGGCGCCAGAAGCAGGTCCGTTAA
- a CDS encoding MarR family winged helix-turn-helix transcriptional regulator: protein MDVTTLDRAAGNILALLIFYHKQIFKSDHGITGVQTAQYRLLGLLKKEGTLSMTALGSRLYISKPYMTSLVDSLIREGYVERQPDTKDRRVINISITGTGIEHLHEAHRLFKDEIIKILADLDEDDLNNLCSSSEVVTSILGKIR, encoded by the coding sequence ATGGATGTTACAACTCTAGACAGAGCAGCCGGAAACATCCTGGCTCTCCTGATCTTCTATCACAAACAGATATTCAAATCTGATCATGGTATTACTGGTGTACAAACCGCGCAGTACCGTCTGTTAGGTCTTCTTAAAAAAGAAGGAACATTATCTATGACTGCACTAGGCTCTCGACTGTATATCTCAAAACCATACATGACAAGTCTGGTTGATTCTCTTATCAGGGAAGGATATGTAGAAAGACAGCCTGACACAAAGGACAGGAGGGTAATCAACATCTCAATTACTGGGACTGGAATAGAACACCTGCATGAAGCACACCGTCTGTTTAAAGACGAAATCATAAAGATTCTTGCGGATCTTGATGAAGATGATTTAAATAATCTCTGTTCATCATCTGAGGTGGTAACCTCTATTCTGGGAAAAATCCGGTAA
- a CDS encoding COG1361 S-layer family protein, with protein MKHQLLVAGVLGGKEYRKASGILLMLVVLAALVCLPVSADTKFLSGSPAISASISGSNEFSPGSTNPFTVSIQNTGLLSSKMAQSGVLDGDASPSTAKMTLVSLDAGNAPVVVKSDSQMLGDIAASNSKPATFQIWVTDDARPGKYTLPLHVKYTYLAEADQQGTESVTYRYTDRDMTIDLPFVVRSAINLDVTQVKAQDINAGGSGYLLATLKNTGVESGSKTIAKIARSEGSPVIPVDSSVYIGSFSPGDEVNTKFKVSVSKDAQGQNYPLDLYATYENADGVTLDTPVKRLGISVAPKIKFSTVGKPIEISQGENKRIEVTYRNDADTTAYLAEARIKPVGSLKSSDNLAYLGDIKSGETATAIFEISTSGDAETKEYAVDSEIRFRDALGTSQTSDTIKVPVEVTTAGAVGLITADPLAILVLLAIIVGGGYYFGVRRKETVTKSAGDGFP; from the coding sequence ATGAAACATCAACTATTGGTAGCAGGTGTCCTGGGAGGAAAGGAATACCGAAAGGCATCAGGTATTCTCCTGATGTTGGTAGTTTTGGCTGCTCTGGTATGTTTGCCAGTATCAGCTGATACCAAATTCCTTTCCGGTTCTCCAGCCATATCTGCATCCATATCCGGGAGCAACGAGTTTTCTCCCGGTTCGACAAATCCTTTTACAGTTTCTATCCAGAATACGGGTTTGCTATCATCCAAAATGGCACAATCTGGTGTATTAGATGGTGATGCCAGCCCTAGTACCGCAAAAATGACGTTGGTTTCACTTGATGCGGGCAATGCCCCGGTAGTAGTAAAATCTGACTCACAGATGCTTGGTGATATTGCCGCTTCCAATTCAAAACCAGCTACTTTTCAGATCTGGGTAACAGATGATGCTCGTCCAGGGAAGTATACTCTCCCACTCCACGTCAAGTATACATATCTGGCAGAGGCTGATCAACAGGGAACTGAAAGTGTCACATATCGGTATACTGATCGGGACATGACAATTGATCTCCCCTTTGTTGTTAGATCAGCAATCAATCTTGATGTTACACAGGTTAAGGCGCAGGATATCAATGCCGGTGGTTCTGGATACCTGCTTGCAACATTGAAGAACACCGGGGTTGAATCAGGATCGAAGACGATTGCAAAGATTGCACGCAGTGAAGGATCGCCAGTGATCCCTGTTGACAGTTCTGTTTACATTGGATCGTTTTCGCCGGGAGACGAGGTAAATACCAAGTTCAAAGTCTCCGTCTCAAAAGATGCACAAGGTCAGAATTATCCTCTCGATCTGTACGCTACCTATGAGAATGCTGATGGAGTAACTCTTGATACTCCTGTAAAAAGACTGGGTATTTCGGTAGCACCGAAGATAAAGTTCTCAACAGTCGGCAAACCGATAGAAATTAGTCAGGGTGAGAATAAGCGCATTGAGGTAACCTATCGCAATGATGCTGATACAACTGCTTATCTGGCAGAAGCAAGGATAAAACCTGTTGGTTCGCTTAAGAGTTCTGACAATCTTGCTTACCTCGGTGATATTAAATCAGGAGAGACTGCCACTGCTATATTTGAGATCAGTACATCAGGCGATGCAGAAACAAAAGAATATGCAGTAGACTCTGAAATCAGGTTCCGTGATGCTCTTGGTACTAGTCAGACTTCTGATACAATTAAGGTACCAGTCGAAGTTACCACAGCCGGAGCAGTTGGGCTGATCACCGCTGATCCTCTGGCAATTCTAGTTCTACTCGCAATAATAGTCGGCGGTGGATACTACTTCGGGGTTCGCAGGAAGGAAACTGTAACAAAATCTGCCGGAGATGGTTTTCCATAA
- a CDS encoding PAS domain S-box protein, translated as MQRIAEELARVKELLRQQHQGMTITDIAEKLGKNKHSVGRYLDILHASGHVDLRTFGMAKVYTLSSRVPLSALLSYTTDLVMVVDKNLRVLQVNDPFLSLIGVDKDQVLFQEIRYIAAPDPAIHTLLDIMAEQILIGKDLEEVALEIEPKRYYHLKVVPTVFEDGTAGTTVILEDKTTERLAHDEIKRSREFFEEMIANMSDGLLVVEIREGKKETLYVNKRFTEITGYSSEELATIEPPQFAGKEEKEKVRCKFKEMGDNPASIQEFSFWSERRDGKSRYLNIRMSSNRYGDADRYYVLISDMTEKRVQEEQQQLQWKVMRKVVDQFPHPISCYRQDERVFLVNKEFCRLFGCTHEEEATGKNLQELLPADLYRAFVNGDTELLKHGGHKSGSIQIYSPGGNMREVPIEKSVVSVGDSGDQYIFSIIISDFDYSAGSNKKSSGSF; from the coding sequence ATGCAACGGATCGCAGAGGAGCTCGCACGGGTTAAAGAGCTACTCAGGCAACAGCATCAGGGGATGACTATCACCGATATTGCTGAAAAATTAGGTAAGAACAAGCATTCAGTCGGGAGATATCTGGATATCCTGCATGCATCAGGCCACGTCGATCTGAGAACCTTCGGTATGGCAAAGGTGTATACTCTTTCATCCAGAGTTCCCCTCTCAGCCCTTCTCAGTTATACAACCGATCTTGTAATGGTCGTTGACAAAAATCTCCGGGTACTTCAGGTCAATGATCCATTTCTCTCCCTTATTGGAGTTGACAAAGATCAGGTATTATTCCAGGAGATTAGATATATCGCAGCACCGGATCCGGCAATTCATACCCTCCTTGATATCATGGCGGAACAGATTTTAATCGGAAAAGATCTTGAGGAAGTGGCACTTGAGATTGAACCGAAGCGCTATTACCACCTAAAAGTAGTTCCAACAGTTTTTGAAGATGGTACCGCAGGTACAACAGTCATTCTAGAAGACAAAACTACTGAACGACTGGCACACGATGAGATTAAAAGAAGCAGAGAATTTTTTGAAGAGATGATCGCCAACATGAGTGATGGCTTGCTTGTCGTGGAAATTCGAGAGGGGAAAAAAGAAACACTCTATGTCAATAAACGATTCACCGAGATAACAGGTTATAGTAGTGAAGAATTGGCAACTATTGAGCCACCCCAGTTTGCCGGAAAGGAAGAAAAAGAAAAGGTTAGATGCAAATTTAAAGAAATGGGCGATAATCCTGCATCAATACAGGAGTTTAGTTTCTGGTCTGAGCGAAGAGATGGAAAATCGCGATACCTGAATATTAGGATGTCTTCCAACCGTTACGGTGATGCTGACCGATATTATGTACTTATTTCAGATATGACCGAGAAACGGGTTCAGGAAGAACAGCAACAACTCCAGTGGAAAGTAATGCGCAAAGTTGTAGACCAGTTCCCACATCCAATCTCCTGTTATCGCCAGGATGAACGAGTTTTTTTGGTTAATAAGGAGTTTTGCAGACTATTCGGATGCACCCATGAAGAAGAAGCGACAGGTAAAAATCTACAGGAATTACTTCCGGCTGACCTTTATCGAGCATTTGTTAATGGCGACACAGAACTTCTTAAACACGGAGGCCACAAAAGTGGATCAATTCAAATTTATTCGCCTGGAGGGAATATGAGAGAAGTCCCTATTGAAAAATCTGTAGTATCGGTTGGAGATAGTGGAGATCAGTATATTTTTTCAATTATTATTTCAGATTTTGATTATTCCGCGGGAAGTAATAAGAAATCAAGCGGATCCTTCTGA
- a CDS encoding histone family protein, translating into MADLPIAAVSRIAKANGAERVGADAAELLVKKAEAYIGKVAKEANKLASHAGRKTIKAEDIEMALENI; encoded by the coding sequence ATGGCTGATTTACCAATTGCAGCAGTTAGCCGTATCGCTAAGGCGAACGGAGCAGAACGTGTCGGAGCAGATGCAGCTGAACTGTTAGTAAAAAAAGCAGAAGCATACATCGGAAAAGTCGCTAAAGAGGCTAATAAACTCGCATCTCATGCTGGAAGAAAAACAATTAAGGCAGAAGATATCGAGATGGCCTTAGAAAACATCTAA